From Amycolatopsis cihanbeyliensis, a single genomic window includes:
- a CDS encoding SRPBCC family protein, which yields MQLEHEFTVPAGIDEVWQAVLDPQRVAPCMPGATLAEADGDTFRGTVKVKLGPVSLLYKGSGEFVEKDEQARKVVITASGKDARGAGTAKATVTVTLTGDGGSTKGSVVTDLSVTGKPAQFGRGMIAEVGGKILDDFATCLGEKLGAAEPEPATAAPEETPRPAAEKHTDAEVIDLFGYAGKSVAKRLIPVAAGALALLALFMIARGLRRRK from the coding sequence GTGCAGTTGGAGCATGAGTTCACCGTGCCCGCGGGTATCGACGAGGTGTGGCAGGCGGTACTGGACCCGCAGCGGGTGGCGCCGTGCATGCCCGGCGCCACCCTCGCCGAGGCCGATGGGGATACCTTCCGTGGCACCGTGAAGGTCAAGCTCGGACCGGTCTCCTTGCTGTACAAGGGATCCGGCGAGTTCGTGGAGAAGGACGAGCAGGCGCGCAAGGTGGTGATCACGGCCTCGGGCAAGGACGCGCGCGGGGCCGGGACGGCGAAGGCCACGGTGACCGTGACGCTCACCGGGGACGGCGGCTCCACCAAGGGCTCGGTGGTGACCGACCTCAGCGTCACCGGCAAACCGGCCCAGTTCGGCCGCGGGATGATCGCCGAGGTGGGCGGCAAGATCCTGGACGACTTCGCGACCTGTCTTGGCGAGAAACTGGGCGCGGCGGAGCCCGAGCCCGCGACGGCGGCCCCGGAGGAAACTCCCCGTCCCGCCGCCGAGAAGCACACGGACGCCGAGGTGATCGACCTGTTCGGCTACGCGGGCAAGTCGGTGGCCAAACGCCTCATCCCGGTCGCCGCCGGTGCCTTAGCGCTGTTGGCCTTGTTCATGATCGCCCGTGGCCTGCGTCGCCGAAAGTGA
- a CDS encoding FAD binding domain-containing protein, which translates to MIPAAFDYVAPSTVDDAVRALAEAGEDAKVLAGGQSLLPVLRMRLADPGKLIDLARIPELRGVREERNALVIGAMTTHYEVQRDPLVAEHAALLARATDTVADPQVRHRGTFGGSLAHADPAGDLPAPALALDAEMVVCGMDGRRTIPAADFFQDFFTTALGPGEILVEVRVPKYPGWHAHYEKFNRVAQAWSMVAVAAAIRTEGEMIAESRVALTNMASVPVRARGVEEALVGRPATAESIRAAAEHAAEGTNPTSDANADVDYRRQLARVLTGRAVTSAVTA; encoded by the coding sequence ATGATCCCCGCGGCCTTCGACTACGTAGCGCCGTCCACAGTGGACGACGCCGTGCGCGCGCTCGCCGAGGCGGGCGAGGACGCCAAGGTGCTCGCCGGTGGGCAGAGCCTGCTGCCGGTCCTGCGCATGCGGCTGGCCGATCCCGGCAAGCTGATCGACCTCGCTAGGATCCCCGAGCTGCGCGGTGTCCGCGAGGAAAGGAACGCGCTGGTGATCGGTGCCATGACCACGCACTACGAGGTGCAGCGTGATCCGCTGGTCGCCGAGCACGCCGCGCTGCTGGCAAGGGCGACCGACACCGTCGCCGACCCGCAGGTGCGTCACCGCGGCACCTTCGGCGGTTCACTCGCGCATGCCGACCCGGCCGGTGACCTGCCGGCCCCGGCGCTGGCGCTGGACGCCGAGATGGTGGTCTGCGGGATGGACGGCCGCCGCACCATCCCGGCCGCCGACTTCTTCCAGGACTTCTTCACCACGGCGCTCGGTCCGGGGGAGATCCTGGTCGAGGTGCGGGTGCCGAAGTATCCCGGCTGGCATGCGCACTACGAGAAGTTCAACCGGGTGGCGCAGGCCTGGTCCATGGTGGCCGTGGCGGCCGCGATCCGGACCGAGGGCGAGATGATCGCCGAGTCACGGGTCGCGTTGACCAACATGGCCTCGGTCCCGGTCCGGGCCCGTGGAGTGGAGGAGGCGCTGGTGGGCCGGCCCGCCACCGCCGAGTCCATCCGTGCCGCCGCCGAGCACGCCGCGGAGGGAACCAACCCCACCAGCGACGCCAACGCGGACGTGGACTACCGGCGGCAGCTGGCCAGGGTTCTCACCGGCCGCGCCGTCACCTCCGCCGTCACCGCCTGA
- a CDS encoding ALF repeat-containing protein has product MRSELAAAVEQDDRLSVRTIAGAATVSAPREAAQTALVDSHENVKEFLRTRHYPGKDDNDWIAVQCILNTGGPATRAAANEALDGSIEDVRRFLDVGQYQAAEDDDRIAVQRLVETGGPEMKAAANAALSGPWSYLKQFLAVGQYRAATRDAKAALHNTQIDGYLADAARSAAIAREYAAPATESAALARGAADEANSWATQARESAAQARQHANQAKTYAEQAADAASAAAVSAHGARDAATRAWGAAYAAQRSAVQAGYSATQAAASAAEARAKPGLLPGLRRSRSKRATPVVVPGIGTAGTQEMDLVLLGPSVDCSDFYAVLRAKVRSQLTARIARRAGFPPRPAFPARK; this is encoded by the coding sequence GTGCGAAGCGAGCTGGCCGCCGCTGTGGAGCAGGACGACCGGCTCAGCGTCCGGACCATCGCTGGAGCCGCCACCGTCTCGGCACCGCGCGAGGCTGCGCAGACCGCGCTGGTCGACAGTCACGAGAATGTCAAGGAGTTTCTGCGGACCCGTCACTACCCCGGCAAAGATGACAATGACTGGATCGCTGTCCAGTGCATCCTTAACACCGGCGGACCGGCCACCCGGGCCGCCGCGAACGAGGCCCTGGACGGGAGTATCGAGGACGTCCGACGATTCCTGGATGTCGGCCAGTACCAGGCCGCGGAGGATGACGATCGGATCGCCGTGCAGCGACTGGTGGAGACCGGCGGACCGGAGATGAAGGCCGCGGCCAATGCCGCGCTGTCCGGCCCATGGTCGTACCTGAAGCAGTTCTTGGCTGTCGGCCAGTACAGGGCGGCCACCCGGGATGCGAAAGCCGCCCTGCACAACACGCAGATCGACGGCTACCTCGCCGATGCCGCCCGTTCTGCGGCGATAGCCCGTGAGTACGCCGCACCCGCCACCGAGTCTGCAGCTCTGGCCCGCGGGGCCGCCGACGAAGCCAACAGTTGGGCCACCCAAGCCAGGGAATCGGCCGCTCAGGCCCGCCAGCATGCGAACCAGGCCAAGACCTACGCCGAGCAGGCGGCGGATGCCGCCAGCGCGGCCGCCGTATCGGCCCATGGCGCGCGAGACGCTGCGACCAGGGCGTGGGGCGCTGCCTATGCTGCGCAACGTTCGGCCGTGCAGGCAGGGTACTCCGCGACGCAAGCCGCGGCGTCGGCAGCCGAGGCTCGAGCCAAGCCGGGCTTGCTGCCCGGACTGCGGCGGTCGAGAAGCAAGCGTGCCACGCCGGTCGTTGTGCCGGGCATCGGCACGGCCGGAACTCAGGAGATGGATCTGGTGCTGCTCGGCCCCTCAGTCGACTGCTCGGACTTCTATGCCGTACTGCGAGCGAAAGTCCGCAGCCAGCTCACTGCCCGCATAGCGCGGCGCGCGGGCTTCCCACCACGGCCTGCCTTCCCGGCACGGAAGTAG
- the iolB gene encoding 5-deoxy-glucuronate isomerase: MSTLHRPLGTLTDGADPVLLTPDEAGWSYTGLRVLRLAPGTSRVVRTGESEAFVLPLAGGCTVDAEGELLTLRGRRTVFSKVTDFGYVPRDTEITLSSAAGCEVALPMARCSRRLEPRYGPAGDIPVEVRGAGQATRQVTNFGVPGVWEHADKLNACELITPAGNWSSYPPHKHDEASECEVVNEEIYYFRIAGRDGVGHDREGFGLHRTYTADGGLNEDVAVRDGDVFLVPRGYHGPCVAAPGYPMYYLNVLAGPAEERSMAFCDDPAHGWIRDTWADLPTDPRCPVTTAEGRR; the protein is encoded by the coding sequence ATGAGCACGCTGCATCGTCCACTGGGGACACTCACCGACGGGGCGGACCCGGTTCTGCTCACCCCGGACGAGGCCGGTTGGAGCTACACCGGGCTGCGGGTGCTGCGGTTGGCGCCCGGGACCTCCCGGGTGGTGCGTACCGGCGAGTCCGAGGCGTTCGTGCTCCCGCTCGCCGGCGGCTGCACGGTGGACGCCGAGGGCGAGCTGCTGACCCTGCGCGGCAGGCGAACCGTGTTCAGCAAGGTCACCGACTTCGGATACGTACCGCGGGACACCGAGATCACCCTGAGCTCGGCGGCGGGCTGCGAGGTCGCGCTGCCGATGGCCCGGTGCTCCCGCAGGCTCGAACCACGCTACGGACCCGCGGGCGACATTCCGGTCGAGGTGCGCGGAGCGGGCCAGGCCACCAGGCAGGTCACCAACTTCGGGGTGCCCGGCGTGTGGGAGCACGCGGACAAGCTGAACGCCTGCGAGTTGATCACCCCCGCGGGCAACTGGTCGTCCTACCCGCCGCACAAGCACGACGAGGCGAGCGAGTGCGAGGTGGTCAACGAGGAGATCTACTACTTCCGGATCGCGGGCAGGGATGGGGTCGGCCACGACCGGGAAGGCTTCGGGCTCCACCGGACCTACACCGCGGACGGGGGGCTGAACGAGGATGTCGCGGTACGGGACGGCGATGTGTTCCTGGTGCCGCGCGGGTATCACGGGCCCTGCGTGGCCGCACCCGGGTACCCGATGTACTACCTGAACGTGCTCGCCGGGCCGGCCGAGGAGCGGTCGATGGCATTCTGCGACGATCCGGCGCACGGCTGGATCCGGGACACCTGGGCCGACCTGCCCACGGATCCCCGCTGCCCGGTGACGACCGCGGAGGGACGGCGATGA
- a CDS encoding NAD(P)-binding domain-containing protein, translating into MGTGADHETDVVVIGAGQAGLSAAHFLRRAGFANGSGFVVLDHGKRAGGAWQYRWPTLRLGRVHGIHDLPGLELEERDGERPASEVVSEYFDRYERAFDLPVRRPVDVLAVRYGEGERLLVDSATETWAARAVINATGTWDRPFWPYYPGQETFAGRQLHTADYPGPTGFEGEHVVVVGGGTSAVQLLTEIAEAGRPASTTWVTRRPPVFHEGSFTPEHGRAAVARVERAVSAGRPPGSVVSVTGLTLTPEVERARAAGVLERRPMFERITPHGVAWADGSTQRADVILWATGFRAAVDHLAPLHIREPGGGIRMDGTRAVAEPRLHLVGYGPSASTIGATRAGRAAVREIRNTIVDVQELV; encoded by the coding sequence ATGGGCACAGGGGCTGACCACGAGACGGACGTCGTGGTGATCGGTGCGGGGCAGGCCGGGCTCTCCGCCGCCCACTTCCTGCGCCGCGCCGGGTTCGCCAATGGTTCCGGGTTCGTCGTGCTGGACCACGGTAAGCGGGCCGGTGGCGCCTGGCAGTACCGGTGGCCGACGTTGCGGCTGGGCCGGGTACACGGGATCCACGACCTGCCAGGGCTCGAACTCGAGGAGCGGGACGGCGAGCGACCGGCCTCGGAGGTGGTCTCCGAGTACTTCGACCGCTACGAGCGGGCATTCGATCTTCCGGTACGGCGACCGGTGGACGTGCTGGCCGTGCGGTATGGCGAGGGGGAACGGCTGCTGGTGGACAGCGCCACCGAGACCTGGGCGGCCCGCGCGGTGATCAACGCGACCGGGACCTGGGACCGCCCGTTCTGGCCGTACTATCCGGGCCAGGAGACCTTCGCCGGGCGCCAGCTACACACCGCCGACTATCCCGGACCCACCGGGTTCGAGGGTGAGCATGTCGTCGTGGTCGGCGGCGGGACCTCGGCGGTGCAACTGCTCACCGAGATCGCCGAGGCCGGTCGTCCGGCGAGCACCACCTGGGTGACCCGCAGGCCGCCGGTGTTCCACGAGGGGTCGTTCACCCCCGAGCACGGCCGCGCCGCGGTGGCCAGGGTGGAGCGAGCGGTCTCGGCGGGCAGGCCGCCGGGCAGCGTGGTGAGCGTGACCGGGCTGACCCTCACCCCGGAGGTCGAGCGGGCGCGCGCGGCCGGTGTGCTCGAGCGCAGGCCGATGTTCGAGCGGATCACCCCGCACGGGGTGGCCTGGGCGGATGGAAGCACGCAACGCGCCGACGTGATCCTCTGGGCCACCGGGTTCCGGGCCGCGGTGGATCACCTCGCCCCCTTGCACATCCGGGAACCCGGCGGTGGGATCCGGATGGACGGCACCCGCGCCGTGGCCGAGCCACGCCTGCACCTGGTCGGCTACGGGCCTTCGGCGAGCACCATCGGCGCCACCAGGGCGGGCCGGGCCGCCGTGCGCGAGATCCGCAACACCATTGTGGACGTTCAGGAGCTCGTGTAG
- the iolD gene encoding 3D-(3,5/4)-trihydroxycyclohexane-1,2-dione acylhydrolase (decyclizing) yields the protein MTALRLTVAQALVRWLIAQRSETLAGDEVPLFPCAFAIFGHGNVLGLGSALAEYPDRLPVWRGQTEQGMGLAAAGYAKATHRRQVGVVTSSIGPGALNLVTAAGVAHANRLPVLLLPGDTFAGRAPDPVLQQVEHFGDPTTTVNDAFRAVSRYFDRITRPEQLLATLPQVARVLTDPADAGPVTLALPQDVQAETFDFPEALFEPRVHRVPRPRPDERALAEAGDALRKARRPLLVLGGGVRYSGAAGRAVAFAERHGIPVTETTAGRTLVPHDHPLHAGPLGVTGSSSANAMAAEADLVLAVGTRLQDFTTASWTVFAPEARLVTINAARFDAVKHGALAVVSDADTALADLTGILVGWRAREEWSRRAAVERSRWDAHIDALRAPGTDLPTYAQVVGVVNELSTPEDYVLTSSGGMPGELVGGWRGDGVSTMDVEYGFSCMGYELAGAWGAAMARGEGLVTSLLGDGSYLMLNSELFSAAFAGHPFVAVMCDNDGYAVIARLQQGQGAEPFNNFYADCRSGHAEPPRVDFAAHAASLGCTVFPAEDLEGLRVAYAEARKAAGARRRPAVVVIRTHPTSWTESGAWWEVGVPEHVPGYPEHRDGKGRQVRYTSS from the coding sequence ATGACGGCGCTCAGGCTCACCGTCGCGCAGGCACTGGTGCGTTGGCTGATCGCGCAGCGCTCGGAGACCCTTGCCGGGGACGAGGTTCCGCTGTTCCCCTGTGCCTTCGCCATTTTCGGGCACGGGAACGTCCTCGGGCTCGGCAGCGCGCTGGCCGAGTACCCCGATCGGCTGCCGGTGTGGCGCGGCCAGACCGAGCAGGGCATGGGGCTGGCGGCAGCCGGCTACGCCAAGGCCACGCACCGCAGGCAGGTCGGGGTGGTCACCTCCTCGATCGGGCCCGGAGCGCTGAACCTGGTCACCGCGGCCGGGGTGGCGCACGCCAACCGGCTGCCGGTGTTGCTGCTGCCGGGCGACACCTTCGCGGGCAGGGCACCGGATCCGGTACTGCAGCAGGTGGAGCACTTCGGGGATCCGACGACCACGGTCAACGACGCCTTCCGCGCGGTGAGCAGGTACTTCGACCGGATCACCCGGCCGGAGCAACTGCTGGCCACGCTGCCCCAGGTGGCGAGGGTGCTCACCGATCCGGCCGATGCCGGTCCGGTGACTCTGGCGCTACCGCAGGATGTGCAGGCCGAGACCTTCGACTTCCCCGAGGCGCTGTTCGAGCCGCGGGTGCACCGGGTGCCACGGCCACGGCCGGACGAGCGGGCGCTGGCCGAGGCCGGGGACGCGCTGCGGAAGGCACGGCGACCGTTGCTGGTGCTCGGCGGCGGGGTCCGCTACTCCGGTGCCGCCGGGCGCGCGGTGGCCTTCGCCGAGCGGCACGGTATCCCGGTCACCGAGACCACCGCCGGCCGCACCCTGGTGCCGCACGACCATCCCCTGCACGCCGGGCCGCTGGGCGTCACCGGGTCCTCCTCGGCCAACGCGATGGCCGCCGAGGCCGACCTGGTGCTGGCCGTTGGCACCCGGTTGCAGGACTTCACCACCGCGTCCTGGACCGTGTTCGCCCCGGAGGCCCGGCTGGTCACGATCAACGCGGCCCGGTTCGACGCGGTCAAGCACGGCGCGCTGGCGGTGGTGTCCGATGCGGACACGGCGCTGGCCGACCTGACCGGGATACTGGTGGGCTGGCGCGCGCGGGAGGAGTGGTCGCGGCGCGCGGCCGTCGAACGGTCGCGGTGGGACGCGCATATCGACGCCTTGCGCGCGCCCGGAACGGACCTGCCCACCTACGCCCAGGTGGTCGGCGTGGTGAACGAGCTGTCCACTCCGGAGGACTACGTGTTGACCTCCTCCGGCGGGATGCCCGGCGAGCTGGTCGGCGGCTGGCGTGGTGACGGTGTGTCCACTATGGATGTCGAGTACGGTTTCTCCTGCATGGGTTACGAACTGGCCGGAGCCTGGGGCGCGGCGATGGCGCGCGGGGAAGGGCTGGTGACCAGCCTGCTCGGCGACGGTTCGTACCTGATGCTCAACTCGGAGTTGTTCTCCGCGGCCTTCGCCGGGCATCCGTTCGTGGCCGTGATGTGCGACAACGACGGCTACGCGGTGATCGCCAGGTTGCAACAGGGCCAGGGAGCGGAGCCGTTCAACAATTTCTACGCCGACTGCCGCAGCGGGCACGCCGAGCCGCCGAGGGTGGACTTCGCCGCGCACGCCGCTTCGCTCGGCTGTACGGTGTTCCCCGCCGAGGACCTGGAAGGCTTGCGGGTGGCCTATGCCGAGGCACGGAAGGCCGCGGGGGCGCGGCGGCGACCCGCCGTGGTGGTGATCCGTACGCACCCGACCTCCTGGACCGAGTCGGGAGCCTGGTGGGAGGTCGGCGTGCCGGAACACGTCCCCGGCTACCCCGAGCACCGGGACGGCAAGGGGCGCCAGGTGCGCTACACGAGCTCCTGA
- a CDS encoding xanthine dehydrogenase family protein molybdopterin-binding subunit, whose product MTSTIEPEVGRARLRKEDARLITGRTRWTDNIALPGMLHLAVLRSPLAHARITSLDVSAARERPGVIAVYTAADLDPDSQIGMPCAWPITEDMKHPRRPVLAADTVNFAGEGVAVVVARSAYEAQDALEAIEVDYDELPVVLGMENALAEGAPLVHEELGTNRNALWVFDSAEAGSGGDVERAIADAEVTLHRRFRQQRLVPSFMEPRSCVVDPTGPQLTMWSATQIPHILKTMSAATLGVPEHKLRVIAPDVGGGFGGKIAVLPEEMTALIVARKLGRPVKWTESRSETMVTAHHGRDQIQDLTVSATRDGRITGLKVELLADMGAYLGLVGPGVPILGAFMFNAIYKIPAYRFACTNVFTNTTLTDAYRGAGRPEATFAIERMMDELAVELNMDPMEIREKNWIKHEEFPYTTVATLTYDSGNYEAATARARELFDYEGLRREQEERRASGDPVQLGIGISTYTEMCGLAPSRVLGSLSYGAGGWEHAAIRMLPFGKVEVVTGASAHGQGHETAWSQIVADQLGVPFDDIEILHGDTQSSHKGLDTYGSRSLAVGGVAVVKAAEKVIEKARVIAAHMMECSPDDLEFAGGRFTVRGTESATALTDVATAVFTAHDLPDGVEPSLDSEFTFDPENFSFPHGTHLCAAEVDTETGQVRLRSYVCVDDVGAVVNPLIVEGQVHGGLAQGIAQALFEEATYDESGTLTTGTFADYLVPSAADLPSFTTDRTETPSTTNPLGVKGVGEAGTIASTPAVVNAVVDALRPLGVSDVEMPCSPMRVWSAIRSAQGGAR is encoded by the coding sequence ATGACCTCCACCATCGAGCCGGAGGTAGGCCGGGCGCGGCTGCGCAAGGAGGACGCCAGGCTGATCACCGGGCGGACCCGCTGGACCGACAACATCGCGCTGCCCGGCATGTTGCATCTGGCGGTGCTGCGCAGCCCGCTGGCGCACGCCAGGATCACCTCCCTGGACGTCTCCGCGGCCAGGGAGCGGCCCGGGGTCATCGCCGTCTACACCGCGGCCGACCTCGACCCGGACAGCCAGATCGGGATGCCCTGTGCGTGGCCGATCACCGAGGACATGAAGCACCCGCGGCGCCCCGTGCTCGCGGCCGACACGGTGAACTTCGCCGGTGAGGGCGTAGCCGTGGTGGTCGCGCGCAGCGCCTACGAGGCGCAGGACGCGCTGGAGGCCATCGAGGTCGACTACGACGAGCTGCCGGTCGTGCTCGGCATGGAGAACGCACTCGCCGAGGGCGCCCCGCTGGTGCACGAGGAGCTGGGCACCAACCGCAACGCGCTGTGGGTGTTCGACTCGGCCGAGGCGGGCTCCGGCGGCGACGTCGAGCGGGCCATTGCCGATGCCGAGGTCACCCTGCACCGGCGGTTCCGGCAGCAGCGGCTGGTTCCGTCCTTCATGGAGCCACGTTCCTGCGTGGTGGACCCGACCGGGCCGCAGCTCACCATGTGGTCGGCCACCCAGATCCCGCACATCCTGAAGACCATGTCCGCGGCCACGCTGGGCGTCCCCGAGCACAAGCTGCGGGTGATCGCGCCGGACGTCGGCGGCGGCTTCGGCGGCAAGATCGCGGTGCTGCCGGAGGAGATGACGGCCCTGATCGTGGCGCGGAAGCTCGGCAGGCCGGTGAAGTGGACCGAGTCGCGCTCGGAGACCATGGTCACCGCGCACCACGGCCGGGACCAGATCCAGGACCTCACCGTCTCGGCCACCCGCGACGGGCGGATCACCGGGCTCAAGGTGGAGCTGCTCGCCGATATGGGCGCCTACCTCGGCCTGGTCGGCCCCGGGGTGCCGATCCTCGGTGCGTTCATGTTCAACGCCATCTACAAGATCCCGGCCTACCGGTTCGCCTGCACCAACGTGTTCACCAACACCACGCTCACCGACGCCTATCGCGGCGCGGGCCGCCCCGAGGCGACCTTCGCGATCGAGCGGATGATGGACGAGCTGGCCGTGGAACTGAACATGGATCCGATGGAGATTCGGGAGAAGAACTGGATCAAGCACGAGGAGTTCCCTTACACCACGGTCGCCACACTGACCTACGACTCGGGCAACTACGAGGCGGCCACCGCGCGCGCCAGGGAGCTGTTCGACTACGAGGGCCTGCGCCGGGAGCAGGAGGAGCGACGCGCCTCCGGCGACCCGGTCCAGCTCGGCATCGGGATCTCGACCTACACCGAGATGTGCGGGCTGGCGCCGTCGCGGGTGCTCGGCTCGCTGTCCTACGGCGCGGGTGGCTGGGAGCACGCGGCCATCCGGATGCTGCCGTTCGGCAAGGTCGAGGTGGTGACCGGGGCCTCGGCACACGGGCAGGGGCACGAGACCGCGTGGAGCCAGATCGTGGCCGACCAGCTCGGCGTTCCCTTCGACGACATCGAGATCCTGCATGGGGACACCCAGTCCTCGCACAAGGGTCTGGACACCTACGGCTCGCGGTCGCTGGCCGTGGGCGGGGTGGCCGTGGTCAAGGCTGCGGAGAAAGTGATCGAGAAGGCACGGGTGATCGCCGCGCACATGATGGAGTGCTCGCCGGACGACCTCGAGTTCGCCGGGGGCAGGTTCACCGTGCGCGGCACCGAGTCCGCCACGGCGCTCACCGACGTGGCCACCGCGGTGTTCACCGCGCACGACCTGCCCGACGGCGTGGAACCCTCGCTGGACTCCGAGTTCACCTTCGATCCGGAGAACTTCTCCTTCCCGCACGGCACGCACCTGTGCGCGGCCGAGGTGGACACCGAGACCGGGCAGGTGCGGCTGCGTTCCTACGTCTGTGTCGACGACGTCGGCGCGGTGGTCAACCCGCTGATCGTGGAGGGCCAGGTGCATGGCGGCCTTGCCCAGGGCATCGCGCAGGCGCTGTTCGAGGAGGCGACCTACGACGAGAGTGGCACGCTGACCACCGGCACCTTCGCCGACTACCTGGTGCCCTCCGCCGCGGACCTGCCCTCGTTCACCACCGACCGCACCGAGACCCCGTCCACCACCAACCCGCTGGGCGTCAAGGGAGTCGGCGAGGCGGGCACGATCGCCTCCACCCCGGCCGTGGTGAACGCGGTCGTGGACGCGCTACGCCCTCTCGGCGTCTCCGATGTGGAGATGCCCTGCTCACCGATGCGGGTGTGGTCGGCCATCCGCAGCGCTCAGGGAGGTGCCCGATGA
- a CDS encoding ALF repeat-containing protein, with amino-acid sequence MSNRRAGVRLVGTMAILLLIAGAFTAPTAASEPVSDRGRVLALWQSGGPVMRDAAGEALVGSDAAVREFLETGQHGALNTDLRIRVNQMMAAGGRGVREAAQIALDDGSTAALREFLETGHREPRLHDLRVAIFQILATAPEGSRLREVAGMTLDANTEEAFERFLETGQHEARETDNRIRTAQLLSGGGTRVSKAANAALDEGTAAALREFLESWLPVAQAWDEEARTVADLAERAKQAAARNDTAAARAAAAEARRTEQAAREAYGEGLSERERKGRAESTQRKVAHEEAEEDRAQEAEEAAARQAEADRLLAEAAAPDADRETVVGNGRRVALHVLSTGGPQAQTAAETALAGTADQVVAFVRTDLAAAQERDDRERVSRIAAETDIPAERAAAEAALAGSYAEVKEFLRTRWYEGKDHDVRIAILRMLPDAGPALRDDANEALDGSYQDQLEFLETGQYVAREHDLRIRVLQTISPGGPEVEAAAQIALDGPPAALREFLDIHQPRAEIRDNAATAHVAEVRRLVAEAEEAAQRSGQ; translated from the coding sequence ATGTCGAACCGCAGGGCCGGAGTCCGTCTCGTCGGCACCATGGCGATACTGCTGCTGATCGCCGGTGCCTTCACCGCACCCACCGCGGCGAGTGAGCCGGTGAGCGACCGTGGCCGGGTGCTGGCGCTGTGGCAGTCCGGCGGGCCGGTGATGCGGGACGCGGCGGGTGAGGCACTGGTCGGCTCCGACGCGGCGGTCCGGGAGTTCCTGGAAACCGGGCAACACGGCGCCCTCAACACCGATCTGCGGATCCGGGTCAACCAGATGATGGCCGCGGGCGGCAGGGGTGTACGAGAGGCGGCCCAGATCGCGCTGGACGACGGCAGCACCGCGGCGCTGCGGGAGTTCCTGGAGACCGGGCACCGGGAGCCCCGGCTGCATGACCTCCGCGTGGCGATCTTCCAGATCCTCGCGACCGCCCCGGAGGGCAGCCGGCTGCGGGAGGTGGCCGGGATGACCCTGGACGCGAACACCGAGGAAGCGTTCGAACGGTTCCTGGAAACCGGGCAGCACGAGGCACGGGAGACCGACAACCGGATCCGGACGGCGCAGTTGCTGAGCGGTGGCGGCACCCGGGTCAGCAAGGCGGCGAACGCCGCCCTGGACGAGGGCACCGCGGCGGCGCTGCGGGAGTTCCTGGAGTCCTGGCTGCCGGTCGCTCAGGCCTGGGACGAAGAGGCCCGGACGGTCGCGGACCTTGCCGAGCGGGCGAAACAGGCCGCGGCGCGGAACGACACCGCGGCGGCCCGCGCCGCGGCCGCAGAGGCAAGGCGTACCGAGCAGGCTGCACGGGAGGCCTACGGCGAAGGGCTTTCGGAACGCGAGCGAAAGGGCCGGGCCGAGTCCACCCAGCGGAAAGTCGCTCACGAGGAGGCCGAAGAGGACCGCGCGCAGGAAGCCGAAGAGGCGGCGGCCAGGCAGGCCGAGGCCGACCGGCTGCTCGCCGAGGCGGCCGCCCCGGACGCCGACCGGGAGACCGTCGTCGGCAATGGCCGCCGGGTCGCGCTGCATGTGCTGAGCACCGGTGGTCCGCAGGCACAGACCGCGGCCGAAACCGCCCTGGCAGGTACGGCGGACCAGGTTGTCGCCTTCGTGCGCACCGACCTCGCGGCCGCGCAGGAACGGGACGACAGGGAGCGGGTGTCCCGGATCGCCGCCGAGACCGATATCCCGGCCGAGCGCGCAGCGGCCGAGGCGGCGCTGGCCGGCAGCTACGCCGAGGTCAAGGAGTTCCTGCGCACCAGGTGGTACGAGGGCAAGGACCACGACGTCCGGATAGCGATCCTGCGGATGCTGCCGGACGCAGGCCCCGCGCTGCGGGACGACGCCAACGAGGCACTCGACGGCAGCTACCAGGATCAACTGGAGTTCCTGGAGACCGGCCAGTACGTCGCCCGCGAGCACGACCTGCGGATCAGGGTGCTGCAGACGATATCCCCGGGCGGGCCGGAGGTGGAGGCGGCGGCGCAGATCGCGCTGGACGGCCCACCGGCGGCACTGCGGGAGTTCCTCGACATCCACCAGCCGAGAGCCGAGATCCGGGACAACGCCGCGACCGCACACGTCGCCGAGGTCCGTCGCCTGGTCGCCGAAGCGGAGGAAGCCGCGCAACGATCCGGCCAGTGA